The Poseidonibacter lekithochrous region CATTCTTTAAATATGTAAATAAAGAAAATAAAGAGATTACTCATTTAGATGATTCAAACAGAGGCGAAATTGGATTGATGGCAAAAGCTGTTAATGAAAATATTGATAAAGTTAAAATTGGTATTGATGAAGAAAGAAATGTTATTGATAAAACAATTGCAGTTTTAAGAGATTTTGAACAAGGTGATTTATCTCAAAGAATTAATGTAACTACTGAAAATGTGGCTTTAAATGAATTAACTACATTACTTGATAAAATGGCCTCAAACCTTGAGTTAAATATTGATAATGTATTAAAAGTATTAGAAAACTATGCTTCTTATGATTATACAAATAAAGTTGATGATAGTGAGTTAAAAGCTCATCTAAAAAAATTAGCAACAGGTGTGAATAATTTAGGTGGTGCCATTTCTCAAATGTTAGTTGATAGTAAACAAGTTGGAGTTGATTTAAATAACTCTTCTGCTTCATTACTTGAAAATGTAAATATTGTAAATCAATCATCTACAGAAGCAGCAGCATCTTTAGAAGAAACAGCAGCAGCACTAGAAGAAGTTACTGGTAATATATCTAGTAGTTCTCAATCTATTAACCAAATGTCAGAATATGCATCAAGATTAAATTCTTCTACTTCACAAGGGGAAGAGTTAGCAAATAAAACAATGAAATCAATGGATGAAATTAATGAACAAGTTAGTTTAATTAATGAGTCTATTTCTATTATTGATCAGATTGCATTCCAAACAAATATTCTATCACTAAATGCTGCGGTTGAAGCTGCAACTGCTGGTGAGGCAGGAAAAGGTTTTGCTGTTGTTGCACAAGAAGTAAGAAACCTAGCATCAAGATCAGCTGAAGCTGCTAAAGAGATTAAAGATTTAGTAGAAAATGCAAATGAAAAAGCAGTTGAAGGTAAACAAATTGCTGATTCTATGATTCATGGATATGAGAGTTTAAATGAAAATATTGTTAAAACTATTGAATTAATTAGAACAGTTGAAACATCATCTCAAGAGCAGAGAACTGGTATTGAGCAAATTAATGATGCTATTAATATGCAAGATAGACAAACTCAAGAGATAGCACGAGCTGCAAGTGAAACATTTGACATTGCTACAAATACGTCAGATTTATCTACTAAAATTGTACAAAATGCAGATGAAAAAAACTTCATTGGAAAAAACGATATAGTTTAGAAAAATGAATAAACAAAAAAACTTCTATTCAGTTATTATTGGAACTGAACTTTTAAATGGGCGTCGTAAAGATGCCCATTTTTCATTTTTGAATGAACAACTTCTAAAAAGAGGTTGGGAACAAAAAGGCTCTTTTGTAATTGAAGATGATACAAAACTAATGTATGAAGTCTTCAAACTTATTAAATCTGACCCAAATTCTGTTATGTTTTGTTTTGGTGGTATTGGAGCTACACCTGATGATTATACAAGAGTAGTAGCTGCTAAAGCTTTTACGAATGGTAATATGGAATTTCATGAAGAAGCAAAACAAAGAATTATAAAACAATTTAAAGAAGAGGCATATCCCCATAGAATAAATATGTCTTACTTTCCCATAAATGCAAAACTTCTAAAAAATGTAGTTAATAATGTAGCAGGGTTTTATCTAGAAGATAGATTTTTCTTTACTCCTGGATTTCCTTCAATGAGCCAATCGATGGTTATTGAAGCTTTGGATAAACATTATGCTAAAAATGATAAAAAATATAGACGTGTATTAACTGCTTCTTGTGGGGAGAATGATTTGATAAATTGTATGAAAGAAATACCTAAACATTTGGATTTAGCTTCTTTACCTAAAATATTAGAAGATAAAAGAAAAGTTGTTTTATCTTTGTCTGGATTTAATAAAGAAGAGGTTGATGAGAATTTTCAGATATTTATTGATTATCTTGAAAAGAATGAAGTTGAGTATGTATTAAAAGATATTAATTTTTAGTATTACTTAACAGGTTTATTATAATCTCCAATTTGCCAACCATCATCTTTTTTGTATTTTCCTAAATTATAATCTTTCCAAACTTTTTTACAAAGCTTATTTCCTAATCTATATTGATCTTTTGCAAACTGATGTGCTCTACCAAAGTTTGGAAATACTCCAGAACCACTAGCATACATATATGCTATATAACAATTTGATGAATAATCTCTTTGTTTTGAAGCTTTTTTGAAATAGTATAGAGCTTTTTCATAATCTTTATCTACTAACTTCCCAAATAGGAAATATTTTCCAATCATTGTTTGTGATTTTGAATAACCCTCATTTGCTGAGTCTACAAAGCTATTGTAAGCCTTTATTTTATTATAGTAAGGACTTTTATTAGATTGATAGATTTTACCTAATAAGTACTTTGCTTGGCTACTATGTAGTTTTTCTGATTTTTTTAGAAGTTTATAAGCTCTTTTTATGTCTTTTTTGACTCCATCACCTTGAATAAAAATGATAGCTAGAGTATTTAAAGCTTTTGTATTATTTTGTTTTGCCAGTTTTTTGTATAAAGGAATTGCTTTTAATGCACCTTGATTTTCATGTACATTATTTGCTTCTTGGAAACTTGTAGCATTTAAGATATTAATAAATATTAAAAATACTACAAGTTGTTTCATATTATTTCTCTTTTTATTTCTGAACTTAGAGTAGTTGTTATCTCATAAGTAATTGTATCTTGAATTTTTGCTAATTCTTGAACATTGTCAAAAATACAAACTTCTTTTTCATCTGTGTCCAATGATAGATTATCCATTGATACTCTTCCTAGTATTTTATGACCTTTAGGTGTTGAATAAGATTGTCTTTCGTTTAGTCTTAAAAAACCATCTCCATATCCAATATCATAAGTTGAGACAATCATATCTTTTGAGGCTGTAAATGTAGCTCCATATCCAAGAGATTGTCCTTGTTTTAATTCTCTTGTTGACATCTTCTGTGCCCACATTGAAAGTACTGGTTTTAGCTCTGGGTTATTATATGTTTTATCTGTCTCTAAATACCCATATGTGGCTATCCCAACTCTAGCAAAATCTTCATTGAAATTATTGTGTCTAAATAGGGCTGAAGAGTTACAAGAATGGAAGCTAGGAATATCAAGTGAAAGTTTTTCACATATGTTCACAACTCTTCTTTTAACTTCCTTAAAATTTTCATTTTGCCAAAAGAAGTCTGTAGATAAAGTATCTGCATTTCTGTGGTGTGTGAAAACTCCAGTTATTTTGATATTTTTTTCTAGAAGCCCAGTATAAGCCTCTTCTAGTTCATCTATACAAATTCCATTCCTATGCATACCTGTATCTACTTTGATATGAACATTACTGTTATTTGGTAGATTACTAATATTTTCTAGGGAATTTAAAGCTATGTGAAAAGAGTGTGAATAAGTATGAAAATTACTTTCAGCTAGGATTAATATATTATTAAATAATTCTTTTATATGTAGAGCTTCTTTTAGTGTTCTAACTACTGCTTTTTTAATACCAAATTCAGCACATAATGTGGCTATCTCAACAAGTCCATGACCATAGGCATTATCCTTTAGTACAACGGCTACCTTTTCTTTAGAACCTGCGTGTTCTGAGATGATATTTAGGTTATGAAATAAGTTCTTTTTATTTAATAAAATTTTCGCCAAATTTAGTCCTCATTTTCTTTAAAATAACTAGATATTACTTCTGCATCTTTTTGGTTTAGAACTTCTTTTAGTTCCTCAACTGATGCTGTTTTTATTTTTTCAAATTCACCAAAATATAAAAGAAGTTTTTTTACTTTTGCTTCTCCAATACCTTTGATTTGAAGTAGAGATATTTGTTTGTCTTCTGCTCGTTTTTGTTTTTTATGGAAATTAATTACAAATCTATGTGCTTCATCTCTTTGTCTTTGAACAAACTGTAATCTTTGATCAGATGTTTTAAGTTTTAGAGCTCTAATACTTCCATCTTTA contains the following coding sequences:
- a CDS encoding tetratricopeptide repeat protein; protein product: MKQLVVFLIFINILNATSFQEANNVHENQGALKAIPLYKKLAKQNNTKALNTLAIIFIQGDGVKKDIKRAYKLLKKSEKLHSSQAKYLLGKIYQSNKSPYYNKIKAYNSFVDSANEGYSKSQTMIGKYFLFGKLVDKDYEKALYYFKKASKQRDYSSNCYIAYMYASGSGVFPNFGRAHQFAKDQYRLGNKLCKKVWKDYNLGKYKKDDGWQIGDYNKPVK
- a CDS encoding competence/damage-inducible protein A codes for the protein MNKQKNFYSVIIGTELLNGRRKDAHFSFLNEQLLKRGWEQKGSFVIEDDTKLMYEVFKLIKSDPNSVMFCFGGIGATPDDYTRVVAAKAFTNGNMEFHEEAKQRIIKQFKEEAYPHRINMSYFPINAKLLKNVVNNVAGFYLEDRFFFTPGFPSMSQSMVIEALDKHYAKNDKKYRRVLTASCGENDLINCMKEIPKHLDLASLPKILEDKRKVVLSLSGFNKEEVDENFQIFIDYLEKNEVEYVLKDINF
- a CDS encoding alanine racemase: MAKILLNKKNLFHNLNIISEHAGSKEKVAVVLKDNAYGHGLVEIATLCAEFGIKKAVVRTLKEALHIKELFNNILILAESNFHTYSHSFHIALNSLENISNLPNNSNVHIKVDTGMHRNGICIDELEEAYTGLLEKNIKITGVFTHHRNADTLSTDFFWQNENFKEVKRRVVNICEKLSLDIPSFHSCNSSALFRHNNFNEDFARVGIATYGYLETDKTYNNPELKPVLSMWAQKMSTRELKQGQSLGYGATFTASKDMIVSTYDIGYGDGFLRLNERQSYSTPKGHKILGRVSMDNLSLDTDEKEVCIFDNVQELAKIQDTITYEITTTLSSEIKREII